A genomic region of Hydrogenovibrio crunogenus contains the following coding sequences:
- a CDS encoding aminotransferase class I/II-fold pyridoxal phosphate-dependent enzyme: MTDFTPNIADHAQTLQPFRVMKILGEAKALERQGKDIIHMEIGEPDFESLECVHDAVKAALDQGKTHYTATLGLPELRQKLGEFYADFYRANVKSDNIMLTPGASSALQLALTALLNPGDKVLMSDPTYPCNRQFVQLLHGELVLLPVDASSDYQLTLAHLEEYWQEDIKAVMVASPSNPSGTVIEQDELIKMAQFAATKNAYFLVDEIYQGLVYDRPAESILSHAQRPDNVIVINSFSKFFNMTGWRLGWMVAPSHLMPVLERLGQNLFLCAPTPSQHGALHVLEPDALMQLEARRKTFERRRNTLFKAMQEAGIAPKVLPQGAFYLYWDVSDYTDNAEQFCSRLLAETGVAITPGTDFGTHKAQQHVRLAYTTSEKQLQKAVVKIRAFLDSLTL, encoded by the coding sequence ATGACAGACTTTACCCCCAACATTGCTGACCATGCCCAAACCCTTCAACCCTTTCGGGTCATGAAAATTTTAGGAGAAGCCAAAGCGCTTGAACGCCAGGGAAAAGACATTATCCATATGGAGATTGGTGAACCGGATTTTGAATCGCTGGAATGTGTGCATGATGCTGTTAAAGCTGCGTTAGATCAAGGAAAAACGCACTACACCGCCACTTTAGGACTGCCTGAGCTGCGTCAAAAACTCGGCGAATTTTATGCTGACTTTTATCGAGCCAATGTCAAAAGCGACAACATTATGCTCACGCCTGGTGCTTCGTCGGCACTGCAGCTGGCATTAACCGCTTTACTCAACCCCGGTGATAAAGTGCTCATGTCCGATCCAACCTATCCATGCAACCGCCAATTTGTTCAGCTATTACACGGCGAGCTAGTGCTTTTGCCGGTGGACGCCTCCAGTGATTATCAACTGACATTAGCGCATTTAGAAGAATATTGGCAAGAGGACATAAAAGCCGTCATGGTTGCGAGCCCATCAAATCCAAGTGGCACCGTGATTGAACAAGATGAGCTGATCAAAATGGCTCAGTTTGCGGCAACAAAAAATGCCTACTTTTTAGTGGATGAAATCTACCAAGGGCTGGTTTATGACCGACCAGCAGAATCCATTTTAAGCCATGCCCAGCGACCAGACAATGTCATTGTGATCAACTCATTCTCTAAATTCTTCAACATGACCGGGTGGCGTTTAGGCTGGATGGTGGCACCTTCTCATCTCATGCCCGTATTGGAGAGACTAGGACAAAACTTATTTCTCTGCGCACCCACACCATCACAACACGGTGCTTTACATGTGTTAGAGCCAGATGCATTAATGCAGTTGGAAGCTCGTCGAAAAACATTTGAACGTCGCCGTAATACGCTGTTTAAAGCCATGCAGGAAGCTGGCATCGCGCCAAAGGTTTTACCTCAGGGCGCTTTTTATCTCTATTGGGATGTATCAGACTATACAGATAATGCGGAACAGTTTTGCTCAAGATTGTTGGCTGAGACTGGCGTTGCAATAACCCCGGGAACGGATTTTGGCACGCATAAAGCTCAGCAACATGTTCGCTTGGCTTACACGACGTCGGAAAAGCAACTGCAAAAAGCCGTTGTAAAAATTCGAGCGTTTCTCGATAGCTTGACGTTATGA
- a CDS encoding HDOD domain-containing protein yields the protein MQERLRAALKAIQGVKIPDLPKEIMELDSALSSKFPNNQAITDIIESNTKLSGEVLRIVNSPVMKLKTPVKSIRESVDVLGYVNLRNLVISAAIKNLFNTHEVEGIIEHSKDVAFCCAELSEYIADISRDEAYLLGLFHNGGCLLLATKDADKYDKMFSRLNTHPVSGIEKELEVYGASHTDIGILLGQKWKLSVEMLNAIMLHHIPENNVAKDKVRGMIAMLKVANVIVNEVSYGAYMTEEAREFMAEGQEELMLEPSVVNQLRRVLISSS from the coding sequence ATGCAAGAACGATTAAGAGCTGCCTTAAAAGCGATACAAGGAGTAAAGATTCCAGATTTACCTAAAGAAATCATGGAGTTGGATTCTGCTCTTAGTAGTAAGTTTCCTAATAATCAAGCCATAACGGATATTATTGAAAGTAATACCAAGTTGTCAGGTGAGGTGTTAAGAATTGTAAATTCACCGGTAATGAAGCTGAAAACCCCTGTTAAGTCGATTCGAGAGTCGGTAGATGTGCTGGGCTATGTCAACTTAAGAAACCTGGTGATTTCCGCGGCGATTAAAAATTTGTTTAACACGCATGAAGTAGAAGGGATTATCGAACACTCGAAAGATGTGGCGTTTTGTTGTGCCGAGCTTTCCGAGTATATTGCCGATATTTCCCGCGATGAAGCTTATTTATTGGGATTGTTCCATAATGGTGGTTGTTTGCTACTCGCCACCAAAGATGCAGACAAGTATGACAAAATGTTTTCTCGTCTCAATACGCATCCAGTTTCCGGGATTGAAAAAGAACTTGAGGTTTATGGTGCCAGTCATACCGATATCGGTATTTTACTGGGGCAGAAATGGAAACTCTCGGTTGAAATGTTGAATGCGATTATGCTGCACCATATCCCTGAAAACAATGTTGCCAAAGATAAAGTTCGTGGCATGATTGCCATGCTGAAAGTCGCGAATGTGATTGTCAATGAAGTTTCTTATGGCGCTTATATGACAGAAGAAGCGCGTGAATTTATGGCGGAAGGTCAAGAAGAGTTAATGCTTGAACCATCCGTTGTCAACCAGTTACGCCGGGTTCTAATCAGCTCTTCATAA
- a CDS encoding phosphomannomutase/phosphoglucomutase translates to MPHVEPSIFRTYDIRGIVDQAFTEATVELIGKALGSELVRQKETEIVLGRDGRLSGERFSKAITKGLLSVGVNVIDLGQVMTPMVYFAAETLPNVRSCVVITGSHNPPNYNGIKMVVKGVTLYGEYIQVLLKRILQSDFQTGKTSGHYSQHDIAADYQHRIISGIHLSRPLKVVIDSGNGIAGAYAPRIFRKLGCDVIELFCDVDGHFPNHHPDPAKLKNLQDLSKKVIETHADIGVAFDGDGDRCGVVDNHGQPLYPDRQMMLFAQDILGRQPGAEILYDIKCTALLPKVIHEAGGKATMWKTGHSFMKAKMRESGAALGGEVSGHMFFKERWYGFDDGVYTAARMSEIVAAQALTSSELFSQLPDAYNTPEIDIPFAEGEHYAFMKKIEAIADFPEADIFDLDGIRADFKDGWGLIRPSNTSPVIVLRFEGETPQALQRIQQKFKTLMLKVEPTLSLPF, encoded by the coding sequence ATGCCACACGTTGAACCCAGTATTTTCAGAACTTATGATATTCGTGGCATTGTGGATCAAGCCTTCACTGAAGCAACGGTGGAGCTGATAGGAAAAGCGCTAGGGTCTGAGTTGGTACGTCAAAAAGAGACTGAAATCGTTTTAGGACGAGACGGTCGTTTATCGGGTGAACGCTTTTCAAAGGCCATCACAAAAGGGCTTCTTTCGGTGGGTGTGAATGTCATTGACCTGGGGCAGGTCATGACGCCAATGGTCTATTTTGCAGCTGAAACGTTGCCCAATGTTCGTTCTTGCGTTGTGATTACGGGATCCCACAACCCACCAAATTATAATGGCATTAAGATGGTGGTCAAAGGCGTGACACTCTATGGAGAGTATATTCAGGTACTCTTGAAACGTATCTTACAGAGTGATTTCCAGACGGGAAAGACATCCGGACACTATTCGCAGCATGATATCGCGGCGGATTATCAACACAGAATTATTTCCGGAATTCATTTGTCACGCCCTTTGAAGGTGGTCATCGACTCTGGAAATGGGATCGCCGGTGCTTATGCGCCTCGCATTTTTCGAAAACTGGGGTGTGACGTCATCGAGTTATTTTGTGATGTGGATGGGCATTTTCCGAATCACCACCCCGATCCAGCCAAGCTTAAAAACCTTCAGGACTTATCTAAAAAAGTGATTGAAACGCATGCAGACATTGGGGTTGCCTTTGATGGAGATGGTGATCGTTGTGGCGTCGTCGATAATCATGGCCAACCCCTTTATCCAGATCGACAAATGATGCTGTTTGCACAAGATATTCTTGGTCGGCAACCGGGAGCAGAAATTTTGTACGACATCAAATGTACCGCCTTGTTGCCAAAAGTCATACATGAAGCGGGCGGTAAAGCGACGATGTGGAAAACAGGCCACTCTTTTATGAAAGCCAAAATGCGAGAATCTGGTGCGGCTTTGGGAGGTGAGGTCTCTGGTCATATGTTTTTCAAAGAGCGCTGGTATGGCTTTGATGATGGCGTATATACCGCTGCAAGGATGTCAGAGATTGTGGCAGCGCAAGCCTTAACATCATCGGAGTTGTTCAGCCAGTTACCCGATGCCTACAATACCCCTGAAATCGATATTCCATTTGCAGAAGGGGAGCATTATGCTTTTATGAAAAAGATTGAAGCCATTGCTGATTTTCCTGAAGCGGATATTTTTGATTTGGATGGCATTCGAGCCGACTTTAAAGACGGTTGGGGCTTGATTCGTCCATCAAATACGTCACCGGTTATCGTCCTGCGGTTTGAAGGAGAAACGCCGCAAGCACTTCAGCGCATTCAACAAAAATTTAAAACGCTGATGTTAAAAGTGGAACCTACGCTTTCGCTTCCCTTTTGA
- the dut gene encoding dUTP diphosphatase: protein MTMQVQYKILDARLGKEIEMPHYGTKGSAGLDLRACIEKDMMIEPGQTVLIPTGMAIHLDDPGLAAMLLPRSGLGHKHGIVLGNLVGLIDSDYQGPLMVSCWNRSEEAYKVTVGERIAQMVIVPVLQPVFTQVEEFGEATERGKGGFGHTGSL from the coding sequence ATGACAATGCAGGTGCAATATAAGATTCTAGATGCGCGTTTGGGTAAGGAAATTGAGATGCCGCATTATGGCACAAAAGGATCAGCGGGACTGGATTTAAGAGCTTGTATTGAAAAAGACATGATGATTGAACCCGGACAAACCGTCCTGATTCCAACCGGAATGGCCATTCACCTGGATGACCCTGGATTGGCGGCGATGTTATTGCCAAGATCTGGCTTAGGGCATAAACACGGTATTGTGCTGGGGAATTTGGTGGGGTTAATCGACTCGGATTATCAAGGCCCTTTAATGGTTTCATGTTGGAATCGAAGTGAAGAGGCATACAAGGTCACTGTGGGCGAAAGAATTGCTCAAATGGTCATTGTACCTGTGCTTCAACCGGTGTTTACACAAGTGGAAGAGTTTGGAGAGGCCACTGAACGTGGTAAGGGTGGTTTTGGTCATACGGGATCCCTCTAA
- a CDS encoding ZIP family metal transporter gives MTELTQIILYTLFAGACIPIGGLLGYFEKIRPQWLENELRHGIIAFGGGILVAAVALVLVPEGKHYVDHDFWSVGLFLFGGIFFFLMERYLGTKRQEKPQFTAMLLDYLPESLALGGAFAIGAASAPLLALFIGLQNLPEGFNAYRELINKPNASKKRILGFMGGLALLGPIIAIIGWHYLSHNTLLLGAVMLFASGGILYLIFQDIAPQSKMQRHWAPPLGAILGFCFGMLGQAFWN, from the coding sequence GTGACTGAACTCACTCAAATCATACTCTATACTTTATTTGCCGGTGCCTGCATCCCTATCGGTGGCCTTTTGGGTTACTTTGAAAAAATTCGCCCACAATGGCTGGAAAATGAACTCCGACACGGTATTATTGCATTCGGTGGTGGCATTTTAGTGGCAGCGGTTGCATTAGTTCTGGTGCCGGAAGGTAAACATTACGTCGACCACGATTTTTGGAGTGTTGGCCTCTTCCTATTTGGAGGTATCTTCTTCTTTTTGATGGAACGATACTTGGGCACTAAACGGCAAGAAAAACCTCAGTTTACTGCAATGCTGTTAGACTATCTGCCAGAATCACTTGCACTGGGAGGTGCCTTCGCCATTGGAGCCGCTTCTGCTCCTTTGCTGGCATTGTTTATTGGATTACAGAATTTACCTGAAGGATTCAATGCTTACCGTGAGCTTATCAACAAACCCAATGCCAGCAAAAAACGAATTTTAGGATTCATGGGAGGGTTAGCACTACTCGGCCCGATTATCGCGATCATCGGCTGGCATTATTTAAGCCATAACACCTTGTTATTAGGCGCTGTTATGCTATTTGCCTCTGGCGGTATCTTGTATCTTATTTTCCAAGACATTGCTCCCCAATCAAAAATGCAACGACATTGGGCCCCGCCATTAGGCGCCATTCTCGGCTTTTGCTTCGGCATGTTAGGCCAGGCTTTCTGGAACTAA
- a CDS encoding APC family permease, with protein MDHSQMKSTHYQSNSLTLTGAVAMGTGVMIGAGIFALTGQVAELAKSWFPLAFLAAAIVAGFSAYSYVKMANAYPSAGGIAMFLKKAYGKTVMTGAGALLMYFSMVINESLVARTFGTYTMELFDANQYPEWVIPALGVALLFFAFLINILSNRFIERFSFFMAFIKIAGLVVFALAGLWVSGLSFESISAAPPSTSSSTDFLGAVALAVLAYKGFTTITNSGGEIEYPHTNVGRAIIISISLCLTLYMLVTFSIGANLSIEEIVQAKDYALAEAARPAFGDAGLWFTVIFAIVATVSGVIASVFAVSRMLAMLTEMKLVPHRHFGMPGDLQKHTLVYTIVIAMLLTIFFDLSRIAALGAIFYIIMDIAIHWGVLRYLREEVKASTAILITAIVLDIIILIALIAVKFQTDPFVIYAALIGLALIFVGERLFLSHQRKAS; from the coding sequence ATGGATCACTCTCAGATGAAGTCAACGCATTATCAATCTAATAGTTTAACGTTAACCGGTGCGGTCGCCATGGGAACAGGCGTCATGATTGGGGCCGGTATTTTTGCCTTAACAGGACAAGTTGCAGAACTGGCCAAAAGCTGGTTTCCATTAGCCTTTCTGGCCGCCGCCATTGTCGCTGGTTTCAGTGCTTATTCCTATGTCAAAATGGCTAACGCCTATCCATCTGCCGGCGGCATTGCGATGTTCCTCAAAAAAGCCTATGGCAAAACCGTCATGACCGGAGCCGGCGCTTTATTGATGTACTTTTCCATGGTCATCAATGAAAGTTTGGTCGCGAGAACGTTTGGTACCTACACCATGGAGCTATTTGATGCGAACCAATATCCCGAGTGGGTTATTCCAGCGTTAGGGGTCGCCCTATTATTCTTTGCTTTTCTCATCAATATCCTAAGTAATCGCTTTATCGAACGCTTTTCTTTTTTTATGGCGTTCATCAAAATTGCAGGCCTGGTCGTTTTTGCATTAGCCGGCTTATGGGTTTCTGGTTTATCTTTTGAAAGCATTTCGGCCGCCCCGCCGTCAACATCAAGCAGTACCGATTTCTTGGGAGCGGTTGCGTTGGCGGTATTGGCTTATAAAGGGTTTACCACCATCACGAACAGTGGTGGCGAAATTGAGTATCCTCATACAAATGTCGGACGAGCCATTATTATTTCGATTTCACTTTGTCTGACTTTATATATGTTGGTAACGTTTTCGATAGGGGCGAACCTGAGCATTGAAGAAATCGTTCAAGCGAAAGACTATGCTTTGGCAGAAGCCGCCAGACCTGCCTTTGGTGATGCAGGGCTATGGTTTACCGTTATTTTCGCAATCGTCGCCACAGTGTCCGGCGTCATTGCCAGTGTCTTTGCGGTAAGTCGAATGTTAGCCATGCTGACCGAAATGAAGCTGGTGCCCCATCGCCATTTTGGTATGCCGGGCGATCTCCAAAAACATACCTTGGTATACACCATTGTCATTGCAATGCTCCTCACGATATTTTTTGATCTCAGTCGCATTGCTGCCTTAGGCGCAATCTTTTATATCATCATGGACATCGCCATTCATTGGGGAGTGCTACGCTACCTTCGAGAGGAAGTGAAGGCCAGTACCGCGATTTTAATAACGGCAATCGTTTTAGACATCATCATTCTCATCGCATTGATTGCAGTTAAATTTCAAACGGATCCTTTCGTCATCTATGCTGCCCTAATCGGCTTAGCGTTGATTTTTGTCGGAGAAAGACTCTTTTTAAGTCATCAACGCAAGGCGTCATAA
- the betT gene encoding choline BCCT transporter BetT, with amino-acid sequence MKQSSTAEQARLNPPVFFTASGLVILLLLYAAVFPQQADGAFSHLQNIIVDNGSWFYVLTVAIILITVVFLGLSRYGDIKLGPDHASPDYSKITWFSMLFSAGMGIGLMFFGVAEPVMHFLSPPVGDAGTVEAAREAMKITFFHWGLHAWAIYAIVALILAFFSYRHGLPLTMRSALYPLIGERIYGPVGHAVDVFAVIGTVFGIATSLGYGVLQMNTGLNYLFEVPIGVITQVVLIAAVTALAAVSVVTGLDKGIRRLSELNMSLAVILMLLVLFLGSTIFLMQALIQNAGTYLSDIVRVTFNLFAYEKTDWIGGWTIFYWAWWLAWAPFVGLFIARVSRGRSIREFVTGVLFVPIGFSMMWFTFFGNSAIDMILNGGLDSLGKAVSNDVAIALFAFLDQFPFGSILSFIAILMVIIFFVTSADSGALVVNMLCSNGRDDTPIWQRLYWVIGVGLIAAILLLAGGLGALQTLTIASALPFSIVLLIATYGLIMALRVDIAKRESLQMNVAPTPPATTDGNWKERLHNIVDYPSKSVVSRYIQSVARPACEEVAEELKAQELDVLVENEKENDRVRLIVRHGEETDFIYEVRSRSHLKPEFTQVETSMDEMDESARYYRAEIHLREGGQDYDVMGWSKQAIIHDIIDHYHKHMHFLHVLR; translated from the coding sequence ATGAAACAATCCTCCACTGCAGAGCAAGCACGATTGAACCCCCCTGTCTTTTTTACCGCCTCAGGCCTGGTTATTTTACTGTTGTTGTATGCCGCTGTTTTTCCACAACAAGCGGACGGCGCTTTCAGCCATTTACAAAATATCATTGTTGATAATGGCAGTTGGTTTTACGTCTTAACGGTTGCTATTATTTTAATCACGGTGGTCTTTCTTGGGCTTTCCCGTTATGGCGATATCAAGTTAGGTCCCGATCATGCCTCGCCGGATTATTCTAAAATTACCTGGTTTTCAATGCTGTTTTCTGCCGGTATGGGAATCGGGCTTATGTTTTTCGGGGTTGCTGAACCGGTGATGCACTTCTTGTCACCACCTGTCGGTGATGCGGGAACGGTTGAAGCCGCTCGTGAGGCCATGAAAATCACTTTTTTCCATTGGGGGTTACATGCCTGGGCGATCTATGCGATTGTGGCATTGATTTTAGCGTTTTTTAGTTATCGTCATGGACTGCCTTTAACCATGCGTTCTGCTTTATACCCTTTGATTGGTGAACGCATTTATGGACCAGTAGGGCATGCAGTGGATGTATTTGCGGTTATTGGTACGGTATTCGGTATCGCCACCTCATTAGGGTATGGGGTACTACAAATGAATACAGGGTTAAATTATTTATTTGAAGTGCCTATCGGTGTGATTACCCAGGTGGTGTTAATTGCAGCTGTGACCGCCTTAGCGGCTGTTTCAGTGGTAACGGGGTTAGACAAAGGGATTCGCCGTCTATCAGAGCTGAATATGAGTTTGGCAGTCATTTTAATGTTGCTGGTATTGTTTTTAGGCTCAACCATTTTCTTGATGCAAGCTTTAATTCAGAATGCCGGAACCTATTTATCTGACATTGTTCGAGTGACTTTCAATCTTTTTGCTTATGAAAAGACAGATTGGATTGGGGGTTGGACGATTTTTTATTGGGCATGGTGGTTAGCATGGGCGCCTTTTGTCGGTCTTTTTATTGCCCGTGTTTCGCGAGGACGCAGTATCCGTGAATTCGTAACCGGGGTTCTATTTGTGCCGATTGGTTTCAGTATGATGTGGTTTACTTTCTTCGGGAATTCCGCCATCGATATGATTTTGAATGGTGGATTGGATAGTTTAGGAAAAGCCGTATCGAATGATGTTGCCATCGCTTTGTTTGCTTTCTTGGATCAATTTCCTTTTGGTTCAATACTGTCGTTTATCGCGATTTTAATGGTGATTATCTTTTTCGTTACATCAGCCGATTCCGGTGCGTTGGTGGTGAATATGTTGTGTTCAAATGGCCGAGATGATACCCCCATCTGGCAAAGACTTTACTGGGTCATCGGAGTTGGATTGATTGCTGCAATTCTCTTGCTTGCTGGAGGGTTGGGTGCTTTACAGACATTAACGATTGCCAGTGCATTACCCTTTTCCATTGTGCTATTAATTGCCACTTATGGTTTGATTATGGCGTTAAGGGTCGACATTGCTAAGCGTGAAAGTTTGCAGATGAATGTCGCGCCGACGCCACCTGCGACCACGGATGGCAATTGGAAAGAGCGGTTACATAATATCGTTGATTACCCAAGTAAATCCGTCGTGAGTCGTTATATTCAAAGTGTGGCTCGCCCAGCTTGCGAAGAGGTGGCTGAAGAACTTAAAGCACAAGAGTTGGATGTGTTGGTCGAAAATGAAAAAGAGAATGACCGAGTCCGTTTAATTGTTCGCCACGGTGAAGAGACTGACTTTATTTATGAAGTTCGCAGTCGTTCGCATTTGAAGCCGGAGTTTACTCAGGTTGAAACGTCGATGGACGAAATGGATGAATCGGCGCGTTATTATCGTGCTGAAATTCATTTACGTGAAGGCGGACAGGACTATGATGTGATGGGGTGGTCAAAGCAGGCGATCATTCATGATATTATTGATCATTACCATAAACATATGCATTTCTTGCACGTGTTGCGTTAA
- a CDS encoding HD domain-containing phosphohydrolase, translating into MTQLYDARVLVLDDQQVNLDLVMDLLTLEGYKNIQLLNDPLQLSAVLASQPIDLILLDINMPILDGFAALAMIKQHYHEQDAPPVVMLTAQNDQENRLRALKNGASDYVMKPFNRHELLKRIEIQLENWQMKMMLKEQNRLLEQKVQERTQALEEAHHEIIYRLGRASEYRDNETGNHVKRVSYFSELIALEAGLDKKEAHMIRIASPMHDVGKIGISDTIMMKPGKLSEAEYLEMQRHVEIGGEILEGHDSNVLKTAYEIALTHHEKFDGKGYPKGLSGKDIPISGRIVAIADVFDALTSERPYKEAWPVEKAVHLIKSEKNKHFDPELVECFLAVLPQIIQIKDKYSDKTST; encoded by the coding sequence ATGACGCAACTCTATGATGCTCGGGTTTTGGTGTTAGATGATCAACAGGTCAACTTAGACCTTGTCATGGATCTTTTGACGCTTGAAGGTTATAAAAATATTCAACTCTTGAATGACCCGCTTCAGTTAAGCGCTGTGCTGGCATCTCAACCCATTGATTTGATTTTGTTAGACATTAATATGCCCATTTTGGATGGGTTTGCAGCCTTAGCGATGATTAAACAGCATTACCATGAACAGGATGCTCCCCCCGTTGTGATGTTAACGGCTCAAAATGATCAAGAGAATCGGCTCAGAGCTTTGAAAAATGGTGCCAGTGATTATGTGATGAAGCCTTTTAATCGTCATGAGTTGCTTAAGCGGATTGAAATTCAGCTTGAGAACTGGCAAATGAAAATGATGTTGAAGGAACAGAATCGATTGCTTGAGCAAAAAGTTCAGGAGCGAACGCAAGCTTTGGAGGAAGCGCACCATGAAATTATTTATCGACTGGGGCGCGCATCAGAATATCGAGATAATGAAACAGGCAACCATGTCAAACGCGTCAGTTATTTTTCAGAGTTGATCGCACTTGAAGCGGGCTTAGATAAAAAAGAAGCGCATATGATCCGAATTGCCTCGCCGATGCATGATGTTGGTAAGATTGGCATTTCAGATACGATTATGATGAAGCCAGGAAAACTATCTGAAGCAGAGTATCTTGAAATGCAGCGTCATGTCGAAATCGGGGGCGAAATTCTGGAAGGACATGATTCTAATGTGTTAAAAACCGCTTATGAAATTGCATTAACCCATCATGAAAAGTTTGATGGTAAAGGCTACCCTAAGGGGTTGTCTGGAAAAGATATTCCTATCTCAGGACGAATTGTGGCCATTGCGGATGTGTTCGACGCGCTAACATCCGAACGCCCTTATAAAGAAGCTTGGCCGGTTGAAAAGGCGGTGCACTTAATCAAGTCTGAGAAAAATAAACATTTTGATCCGGAGTTGGTGGAGTGTTTTTTGGCTGTCCTGCCCCAAATTATTCAAATCAAAGACAAGTATTCAGATAAGACATCGACCTAA